One genomic window of Halorubrum hochsteinianum includes the following:
- a CDS encoding NAD-dependent epimerase/dehydratase family protein, with the protein MQDKRVLVTGGAGFIGSNLANRLAADNDVIAVDDTYLGTPENLDDAVEFVEASVVDGDFPVDVDVVFHLAALSSRNMHESDPQRGCRVNVEGFVNTVERARKAGCDTVVYASTSSIYGSRTEPSPVDMEVEARTAYEASKLARERYAEYYANHHDMNVAGLRFFSVYQGFAGNEEHKGEYANTVAQFADKIANGEAPELFGDGTQTRDFTHVSDVARACELAADRELTGVYNVGTQEAYSFNEMVTMINDALDTDIDPEYIECPFDGYVHDTMADYSTFHEATGWEPEISFEAGVELVCEPYRSDE; encoded by the coding sequence ATGCAGGACAAACGCGTCCTCGTCACGGGCGGCGCGGGCTTCATCGGCTCGAACCTCGCGAACCGGCTCGCGGCCGACAACGACGTGATCGCGGTCGACGACACCTATCTCGGCACGCCCGAGAACCTCGACGACGCGGTCGAGTTCGTCGAGGCCTCCGTCGTCGACGGCGACTTCCCGGTCGACGTCGACGTCGTCTTCCACCTCGCCGCGCTCTCCTCGCGGAACATGCACGAGTCCGACCCCCAGCGCGGCTGCCGCGTCAACGTCGAGGGGTTCGTCAACACCGTCGAGCGCGCCCGGAAAGCGGGGTGTGACACCGTCGTCTACGCCTCCACCTCGTCGATCTACGGGAGCCGCACCGAGCCCTCGCCGGTCGACATGGAGGTCGAGGCCCGCACCGCCTACGAGGCCTCGAAGCTCGCCCGCGAGCGCTACGCCGAGTACTACGCCAACCACCACGACATGAACGTGGCGGGACTGCGGTTCTTCTCGGTGTATCAGGGCTTCGCCGGCAACGAGGAGCACAAAGGCGAGTACGCGAACACGGTCGCGCAGTTCGCCGACAAGATCGCCAACGGGGAGGCCCCCGAGCTGTTCGGCGACGGGACCCAGACCCGCGACTTCACGCACGTCTCGGACGTGGCGCGCGCCTGCGAGCTCGCCGCCGACCGCGAGCTGACGGGCGTGTACAACGTCGGCACCCAAGAGGCGTACTCGTTCAACGAGATGGTAACGATGATCAACGACGCGCTCGACACCGACATCGACCCCGAGTACATCGAGTGTCCGTTCGACGGCTACGTCCACGACACGATGGCCGACTACTCGACGTTCCACGAGGCCACCGGCTGGGAGCCCGAGATCAGCTTCGAGGCGGGCGTTGAACTCGTCTGCGAGCCGTACCGCAGCGACGAGTAG
- a CDS encoding hybrid sensor histidine kinase/response regulator, which translates to MSEPSGPSTGAAPPVRVLLVDGEPGFAEAAAAALERRGDRIEVTAVGGADAALDALSTAAFECVVSAYETSGTDDGVELLEAVRDRHGDVPFVLFAGQGSEAVASRAISAGVDEYLRRAEMGDEYERLAAAVDEVVPSTRGDRRTADRFERVADGFCVVDGDWRVTHLNERAAGMSGLDSDEVVGELLWDVFPGTVGSDGEAALREAAASGDPVQFDQRVDRLDAHLVVNAYPTDDGMALYVRDVTERRERERDLRELSERLRLAVEGADVGVWDWNVQTDEVRFDERWAAMLGHDPDEIAFELASWEERVHPDDIDAAWDAIERHFAGETDLYQCDFRMRAKSGEWRWIRDRGRVVEWTDGGEPRRAVGIHIDVTEEKARERELERYRRIVDELPEAVCVYDADGRFALANDRLAEVYETTPEGLVGRRSTLVDRIRETSDGDPFAALVEGERESLSGTAELDVPSASGMIIDYSLTRLVIDGEFDGVLAVSWDVTEQRRRQRRLEQTSARLEALFERSPDMIDIHDEAGEIVDANRAMTTALGYDRDEVVGMDVWEVDDELDPEEGKRLWNGLEMDETVRLETSFARADGSTFPAEVHVRRIDVQGEDRFLASSRDISERKAYERRIERENERLDEFASIVSHDLRNPLNVLSGYLRLARETGTDSYFDRCERALDEMERLIDDVLALAKQGETVGSFERVHLGELTAAYSDEAFESAGGDDPFGTDRDAGDAEETPIEVAVETDAEILADPGRVRQLLGNLFRNADEHGGDRVVVGDLPDGFYVADNGPGIDPEERETVFESGYTTSETGTGFGLAIVERIAEAHGWEVAVTEGDDGGARFEFVGVDRPEPAATADERTD; encoded by the coding sequence ATGAGCGAACCGAGCGGGCCGTCGACCGGAGCCGCGCCGCCAGTTCGCGTCCTCCTCGTCGACGGCGAACCGGGGTTCGCGGAGGCGGCCGCCGCCGCGCTGGAGCGCCGCGGCGACCGGATCGAGGTGACGGCGGTCGGCGGCGCGGACGCGGCGCTGGACGCGCTGTCGACGGCGGCGTTCGAGTGCGTCGTCTCGGCCTACGAGACGTCCGGGACCGACGACGGGGTCGAGCTGCTCGAGGCGGTCCGGGACCGGCACGGCGACGTCCCGTTCGTCCTGTTCGCCGGCCAGGGGTCCGAGGCTGTCGCCAGCCGCGCGATCTCGGCCGGGGTCGACGAGTACCTCCGCAGGGCGGAGATGGGAGACGAGTACGAGCGGCTCGCGGCCGCCGTCGACGAGGTGGTCCCCTCGACGCGGGGCGACCGCCGGACCGCCGACCGGTTCGAGCGGGTCGCCGACGGGTTCTGCGTGGTCGACGGCGACTGGCGGGTGACGCACCTCAACGAGCGCGCGGCGGGGATGAGCGGCCTCGACTCGGACGAGGTCGTCGGAGAACTCCTCTGGGACGTGTTCCCGGGAACCGTCGGCTCCGACGGCGAGGCGGCGCTCCGCGAGGCCGCTGCGAGCGGCGACCCGGTCCAGTTCGACCAGCGCGTCGACCGGCTCGACGCCCACCTCGTCGTGAACGCGTACCCGACCGACGACGGGATGGCGCTGTACGTCCGGGACGTGACCGAGCGGCGGGAGCGCGAGCGCGACCTCCGCGAGCTCTCCGAGCGCCTCCGACTGGCCGTCGAGGGGGCGGACGTCGGCGTCTGGGACTGGAACGTCCAGACCGACGAGGTCCGGTTCGACGAGCGGTGGGCGGCGATGCTCGGCCACGACCCCGATGAGATCGCGTTCGAGCTCGCGTCGTGGGAGGAGCGCGTCCACCCGGACGACATCGACGCGGCGTGGGACGCCATCGAGCGGCACTTCGCGGGCGAGACCGACCTCTACCAGTGCGACTTCCGGATGCGGGCGAAATCGGGCGAGTGGAGGTGGATCCGCGACCGGGGCCGGGTCGTCGAGTGGACCGACGGCGGCGAGCCGCGGCGGGCCGTCGGCATCCACATCGACGTCACCGAGGAGAAGGCGCGCGAGCGCGAGCTCGAACGGTACCGCCGGATCGTGGACGAGCTCCCCGAGGCCGTCTGCGTGTACGACGCTGACGGCCGGTTCGCGCTCGCAAACGACCGGCTCGCCGAGGTGTACGAGACCACACCGGAGGGGCTCGTCGGGCGGCGGAGCACGCTGGTCGACCGGATCAGGGAGACGAGCGACGGCGACCCGTTCGCCGCGCTCGTCGAGGGCGAGCGGGAGTCGCTGTCGGGGACCGCGGAACTCGACGTGCCGAGCGCTTCGGGCATGATCATCGACTACTCGCTGACGCGCCTCGTCATCGACGGCGAGTTCGACGGGGTCCTCGCCGTCTCCTGGGACGTGACCGAGCAGCGCCGGCGGCAGCGGCGGCTCGAACAGACGTCCGCGCGGCTGGAGGCGCTGTTCGAGCGCTCGCCGGACATGATCGACATCCACGACGAGGCGGGGGAGATCGTCGACGCCAACCGGGCGATGACGACGGCGCTCGGGTACGACCGCGACGAGGTCGTCGGCATGGACGTGTGGGAGGTCGACGACGAACTCGACCCGGAGGAGGGGAAGCGGCTCTGGAACGGGTTGGAGATGGACGAGACGGTCCGGCTGGAGACGTCGTTCGCGCGCGCCGACGGCTCGACGTTCCCGGCGGAGGTCCACGTGCGGCGCATCGACGTCCAAGGGGAGGACCGGTTCCTGGCGAGCAGCCGCGACATCTCCGAGCGCAAGGCGTACGAGCGGCGCATCGAACGGGAGAACGAGCGGCTCGACGAGTTCGCCTCGATCGTCTCGCACGACCTGCGGAACCCGCTCAACGTCCTCTCCGGATACCTCAGGCTCGCCCGCGAGACGGGGACCGACTCGTACTTCGACCGCTGTGAACGCGCGCTCGACGAGATGGAACGGCTGATCGACGACGTGCTCGCGCTCGCCAAGCAGGGCGAGACCGTCGGGTCGTTCGAGCGCGTCCACCTCGGGGAGCTGACCGCCGCGTACAGCGACGAGGCGTTCGAGTCGGCCGGCGGCGACGACCCGTTCGGGACGGACCGCGACGCGGGCGACGCGGAGGAGACGCCGATCGAAGTCGCGGTCGAGACCGACGCCGAGATCCTCGCCGACCCCGGGCGGGTCCGCCAGCTCCTCGGCAACCTGTTCCGGAACGCCGACGAACACGGCGGCGACCGCGTCGTCGTCGGCGACCTCCCCGACGGCTTCTACGTCGCGGACAACGGCCCGGGGATCGACCCGGAGGAGCGCGAGACGGTGTTCGAGAGCGGCTACACGACGTCCGAGACGGGAACCGGGTTCGGGCTCGCCATCGTGGAGCGCATCGCCGAGGCGCACGGCTGGGAGGTCGCCGTCACGGAGGGCGACGACGGCGGCGCGCGGTTCGAGTTCGTCGGGGTCGACCGCCCGGAGCCGGCCGCGACCGCGGACGAACGCACGGACTGA
- a CDS encoding O-methyltransferase: MDVLTDPARRFLTATAPEHTAVQAEMADLAEEWGFPIIGPEAGAVLRLLARLTDAERVFEFGSGFGYSATWFLRGGAGSVVCTEFDEDEAERGAAFAADHGYADSVTFEVGDAMETVDRYDGPFDIVLIDHQKGRYADAYRTVLPKVRTGGVVVADNIARGPIDFGDLVAHFETGEPLPDAAVDGETRGIGEYVGTVRSDDAVETAILPVGSGIAVSTKVT; this comes from the coding sequence ATGGACGTGCTCACAGATCCCGCGCGCCGGTTCCTGACCGCGACGGCCCCGGAGCACACGGCGGTTCAGGCGGAGATGGCCGACCTCGCCGAGGAGTGGGGGTTCCCGATCATCGGTCCCGAGGCGGGCGCGGTCCTCCGGCTGTTGGCCCGGCTGACGGACGCGGAGCGCGTGTTCGAGTTCGGGTCCGGGTTCGGCTACTCCGCCACCTGGTTCCTCCGCGGCGGGGCGGGGAGCGTGGTCTGTACCGAGTTCGACGAAGACGAGGCCGAGCGCGGCGCGGCGTTCGCCGCCGACCACGGCTACGCCGACAGCGTCACTTTCGAGGTGGGGGACGCGATGGAGACGGTCGATCGCTACGACGGCCCCTTCGATATCGTCCTCATCGACCACCAGAAGGGTCGGTACGCCGACGCCTACCGGACGGTCCTCCCCAAGGTCCGGACCGGGGGCGTGGTCGTCGCCGACAACATCGCCCGGGGACCGATCGACTTCGGCGACCTCGTGGCGCACTTCGAGACGGGCGAACCGCTCCCGGACGCCGCGGTCGACGGGGAGACGCGCGGGATCGGCGAGTACGTCGGCACGGTTCGCTCGGACGACGCCGTCGAGACCGCGATACTCCCCGTCGGCTCCGGGATCGCGGTCTCGACGAAGGTGACGTGA
- a CDS encoding acyl-CoA mutase large subunit family protein, with the protein MYDPEELEAIRDAKSSWEEGTYGETVDRFGEREETFTTDTGGQEVDPLYTPADAETDYREDLGYPGEEPYTRGVYSTMHRGRLWTMRQYAGMGTAAETNERFQYLIDEGSSGLSMAFDLPTQMGYDSDAAMAEGEVGRSGVAIDTLDDFETVFDGIPLDEVSTSMTINAPAGVLLAMYVAMGDEQGVPREELRGTIQNDIMKEYIARNLYIYPPKQSMRLITDIFEFCAAETPRFNTISISGYHIREAGSTAAQEIAFTLGDGIEYVEAALDAGLDVDEFAPQLSFFFNAHNNIFEEAAKFRAARRMWAKIMDERFDAQNPKSKQLKFHTQTGGSTLTAQQIENNVVRVSYQALAAVLGGTQSLHTNGKDEALALPTEKSVRTALRTQQILAHESGAADTIDPLAGSYYVENLTDGIEEEAFEILEEVDRRGGMLEAVESGWVQRQIQDVAFERQREIEEGERIIVGVNEFEVDEEPEMDLEEVDPEQEQNQRERLADVKADRDDDAVDEALAGLREAAQGTENVMPHIVDAVKAYATVQEISDVLRDEFGEYKPGR; encoded by the coding sequence ATGTACGACCCTGAGGAACTCGAAGCGATCCGCGACGCAAAGTCGTCGTGGGAGGAGGGCACCTACGGGGAGACCGTCGACCGGTTCGGCGAGCGCGAGGAGACGTTCACCACCGACACCGGCGGGCAGGAGGTCGACCCCCTCTACACCCCGGCCGACGCGGAGACCGACTACCGCGAGGACCTCGGCTACCCCGGCGAGGAGCCGTACACCCGCGGCGTCTACTCGACGATGCACCGGGGGCGGCTGTGGACGATGCGCCAGTACGCCGGGATGGGGACCGCCGCGGAGACGAACGAGCGCTTCCAGTACCTCATCGACGAGGGGTCGTCGGGGCTGTCGATGGCGTTCGACCTGCCGACGCAGATGGGCTACGACTCCGACGCCGCGATGGCCGAGGGGGAGGTGGGCCGGTCGGGGGTCGCCATCGACACGCTCGACGACTTCGAGACGGTCTTCGACGGCATCCCGCTGGACGAGGTGTCCACGTCGATGACGATCAACGCCCCCGCCGGAGTGCTGCTCGCGATGTACGTCGCGATGGGCGACGAGCAGGGCGTCCCGCGCGAGGAGCTCCGGGGGACGATCCAGAACGACATCATGAAGGAGTACATCGCGCGGAACCTCTACATCTACCCGCCGAAGCAGTCGATGCGGCTGATCACGGACATCTTCGAGTTCTGCGCCGCGGAGACCCCGCGGTTCAACACCATCTCCATCTCCGGGTACCACATCCGCGAGGCGGGCTCGACCGCGGCCCAGGAGATCGCCTTCACCCTCGGCGACGGCATCGAGTACGTCGAGGCGGCGCTCGACGCCGGGCTGGACGTCGACGAGTTCGCCCCGCAGCTCTCCTTCTTCTTCAACGCCCACAACAACATCTTCGAGGAGGCCGCGAAGTTCCGCGCCGCGCGCCGGATGTGGGCGAAGATCATGGACGAGCGGTTCGACGCCCAGAACCCCAAATCGAAACAGCTGAAGTTCCACACCCAGACCGGCGGCTCGACGCTCACCGCCCAGCAGATCGAGAACAACGTCGTCCGCGTCTCGTATCAGGCGCTCGCGGCCGTCCTCGGCGGCACCCAGAGCCTCCACACGAACGGGAAAGACGAGGCGCTCGCGCTGCCGACCGAGAAGTCCGTCCGCACCGCGCTCCGCACCCAGCAGATCCTCGCCCACGAGTCGGGGGCCGCGGACACGATCGACCCGCTGGCCGGCTCCTACTACGTCGAGAACCTCACCGACGGGATCGAGGAGGAGGCGTTCGAGATCCTAGAGGAGGTCGACCGCCGCGGCGGCATGCTGGAGGCCGTCGAGAGCGGCTGGGTCCAGCGGCAGATCCAGGACGTCGCCTTCGAGCGCCAGCGGGAGATCGAGGAGGGCGAGCGGATCATCGTCGGCGTCAACGAGTTCGAGGTCGACGAGGAGCCGGAGATGGACTTAGAGGAGGTCGACCCCGAACAGGAGCAGAACCAGCGCGAGCGGCTGGCGGACGTGAAGGCCGACCGCGACGACGACGCGGTCGACGAAGCGCTCGCGGGGCTCCGCGAGGCCGCGCAGGGGACCGAGAACGTGATGCCGCACATCGTCGACGCCGTGAAGGCGTACGCGACGGTCCAGGAGATTTCGGACGTGCTCCGCGACGAGTTCGGGGAGTACAAGCCGGGGCGGTAG
- the mce gene encoding methylmalonyl-CoA epimerase, whose translation MRFDHVGVATRDATDLADLFGGLLDAPVAHEETFDDMRIVFLELDGGGYFELLEPDAGGTIAEYLDREGPGVHHVALAVDDLPAALDHARDLGIDLVDEEPRPGAWGHDVAFCHPRSTGGVLVEFVER comes from the coding sequence ATGCGCTTCGACCACGTCGGCGTCGCGACGCGAGACGCCACCGATCTGGCCGACCTGTTCGGCGGCCTGCTCGACGCGCCGGTTGCCCACGAGGAGACGTTCGACGACATGCGGATCGTCTTCCTCGAACTCGACGGCGGCGGGTACTTCGAACTGCTCGAACCGGACGCCGGCGGGACGATCGCGGAGTACCTCGACCGCGAGGGCCCCGGCGTCCACCACGTCGCGCTCGCGGTCGACGACCTCCCGGCCGCGCTCGATCACGCCCGCGACCTCGGTATCGACCTCGTCGACGAGGAGCCGCGCCCCGGCGCGTGGGGCCACGACGTGGCGTTCTGTCACCCGCGGTCGACGGGCGGCGTCCTCGTCGAGTTCGTCGAGCGCTGA
- a CDS encoding type IV pilin, with translation MPRPSRGVTSVVSTVLLVAIVVVLSATLSAFAAGVADDLRNPGPYVSQSGGQLAVQDGYDGGTVRVTHVSGDPVPVEEMEIAIDASDACGERERLIRLPEGGNSSGSFADSNVASGSIDESIVSGGNRVDLGVLDSRTTNRFAAGSFLQFRLTGESCSLAEGDRVVVSVVHVPSGSVVIRQELVV, from the coding sequence ATGCCCAGACCCTCCCGAGGAGTCACGTCGGTCGTCTCGACGGTCCTCCTCGTCGCGATCGTCGTGGTCCTCTCGGCGACCCTCTCGGCGTTCGCCGCGGGCGTCGCGGACGACCTCCGGAACCCGGGCCCGTACGTCTCGCAGTCCGGCGGACAGCTCGCGGTTCAGGACGGGTACGACGGCGGGACCGTACGCGTCACGCACGTCTCGGGCGATCCGGTGCCGGTCGAGGAGATGGAGATAGCCATCGACGCGTCCGACGCCTGCGGAGAGCGCGAACGACTGATACGCCTGCCGGAGGGAGGAAACTCGTCGGGGAGCTTCGCCGATTCCAACGTCGCGTCCGGGTCGATAGACGAGAGCATCGTCTCCGGCGGGAACCGAGTCGACCTCGGCGTGTTGGACTCCAGAACGACGAACCGCTTCGCCGCGGGCTCGTTCCTCCAGTTTCGACTCACCGGGGAGAGCTGTTCGCTGGCCGAGGGCGACCGGGTCGTCGTCAGCGTCGTCCACGTCCCCTCGGGCTCGGTCGTGATCAGACAGGAGCTCGTCGTCTGA